A window of the Natrinema salifodinae genome harbors these coding sequences:
- a CDS encoding long-chain-fatty-acid--CoA ligase: protein MTNLVTNVAGAVEEHGDGTAIGFQGSETSYEEFWGQTGAFAAALEERGLGDDDRVALYLPNVPPFLIAFHGTLRAGGVVVPMNPQYKSREIGHLLGDSEAKVVVALADLVPFVREVQDETSVDHIVSIGGEAEGATAFEEFLEPGDPEIADRADDDVAVQPYTSGTTGQPKGVQLTHENLASNANAAAKLIPDGIRPDDKQLGVLPLFHIYGMTVTMNAALFNGGAYYPMASWDAQDAVSLIEDEQLTVMHGVPAMYNDLINQPNAEEFDMSSLRLCGVGGSGIPVEVLRQFEELYEPKIYEGYGLTETSPITHFNSPIEGRRVGSIGKTVPGVDSKVVTDDFEEVGPVEEGPIDEDEADLHEITGEIVVAGPNVMKGYYGLPEANEEAFTEEGGRRWFHTGDVGYRDEDGFFYVVDREKHMIVTGGYNVYPREVEELLFEHPDVADAAVAGIPDERRGETVKAFVVRTPDADVTEEEIKEYCLTNLAEYKYPREVEFVEELPRTTTGKVQKFKLREREQEETDEEEAEAE, encoded by the coding sequence ATGACAAATCTTGTCACTAACGTCGCGGGTGCCGTCGAGGAACACGGTGACGGCACTGCGATCGGATTTCAGGGGTCCGAAACGAGTTACGAGGAGTTCTGGGGACAGACGGGTGCTTTCGCGGCCGCGCTCGAGGAGCGGGGGCTCGGCGACGACGACCGCGTCGCGCTCTATCTCCCGAACGTCCCGCCGTTCCTGATCGCCTTCCACGGGACGCTCCGGGCCGGCGGGGTCGTCGTTCCGATGAATCCCCAGTACAAGTCCCGCGAGATCGGCCACCTGCTCGGGGACAGCGAGGCCAAGGTCGTCGTCGCGCTGGCCGACCTGGTCCCGTTCGTCCGGGAGGTACAGGACGAGACCAGCGTCGACCACATCGTCAGCATCGGGGGCGAGGCCGAGGGCGCCACGGCGTTCGAGGAGTTCCTCGAACCAGGCGATCCCGAGATTGCCGACCGGGCGGACGACGACGTCGCTGTCCAGCCGTACACGTCGGGGACGACCGGCCAGCCGAAGGGCGTCCAGCTCACCCACGAGAACCTCGCGTCGAACGCGAACGCGGCGGCGAAGCTCATCCCGGACGGAATCCGGCCGGACGACAAGCAGCTCGGGGTCCTGCCGCTGTTCCACATCTACGGGATGACTGTCACGATGAACGCGGCGTTGTTCAATGGCGGCGCGTACTATCCGATGGCTTCGTGGGACGCCCAAGACGCCGTCTCTCTGATCGAGGACGAGCAGCTGACGGTCATGCACGGGGTTCCGGCGATGTACAACGACCTTATCAACCAGCCGAACGCCGAGGAGTTCGACATGTCGTCGCTGCGGCTCTGCGGCGTCGGCGGCTCCGGCATTCCGGTCGAGGTACTCCGGCAGTTCGAGGAGCTGTACGAGCCGAAGATCTACGAGGGGTACGGGCTGACCGAGACGAGCCCGATCACGCACTTCAACAGCCCGATCGAGGGGCGCCGCGTCGGCAGCATCGGCAAGACCGTCCCCGGCGTCGACTCGAAAGTCGTCACCGACGACTTCGAGGAGGTCGGTCCGGTCGAGGAAGGACCGATCGACGAAGACGAGGCCGACCTCCACGAGATCACCGGCGAGATCGTCGTCGCCGGGCCAAACGTGATGAAAGGGTACTACGGCCTCCCCGAGGCCAACGAGGAGGCCTTCACCGAGGAGGGTGGCCGACGCTGGTTCCACACCGGCGACGTCGGCTACCGCGACGAGGACGGGTTCTTCTACGTTGTCGACCGCGAGAAGCACATGATCGTCACCGGCGGCTACAACGTCTACCCGCGGGAGGTCGAAGAGTTGCTCTTCGAACACCCGGACGTCGCCGACGCCGCCGTGGCCGGCATCCCCGACGAGCGCCGCGGGGAGACCGTCAAGGCCTTCGTCGTTCGCACGCCCGACGCCGACGTCACCGAGGAGGAGATCAAGGAGTACTGCCTGACCAACTTAGCGGAGTACAAATACCCCCGCGAAGTCGAGTTCGTCGAGGAACTCCCCCGGACGACCACCGGCAAGGTCCAGAAGTTCAAGCTCCGCGAACGCGAGCAAGAGGAAACGGACGAAGAGGAGGCCGAAGCCGAATAA
- a CDS encoding ATP-binding protein → MATVNRVVSATRGRQAVIALGAMYVVLAVGWLFLWPTENKPFLNILFISILIGVPGLFLLYGGLQLPRTTIHSDFYLRIGCWCLGGIGGMLAVLLLYHLQPADNLSEPYRSVLVLTALSSVAGFGVGMYDAKAETQAREAAQRNQKLQEIQEQLKESNERLEQFAYAASHDLQEPLRMITSYLHLLERRYADDLDEEGEEFIEFAVDGAERMSEMIDGLLAYSRVETQGEPFEPVDLNEELADVQKNLELRITESNADITIDDLPRVTGDRSQLRQVFQNLLSNAIEYSGDETPTIFVTAERNDAMWTISVRDEGIGMQPDQQERIFEPFQRLHSHDEHAGTGIGLALCKRIIERHGGRIWVDSEPGEGATFSFTVPVRRPGNSSPPNQ, encoded by the coding sequence ATGGCCACCGTGAACCGCGTCGTCTCTGCGACCAGGGGAAGGCAAGCCGTCATCGCCCTCGGGGCGATGTACGTCGTGCTTGCCGTCGGGTGGCTGTTCCTGTGGCCCACCGAAAATAAACCGTTTCTAAATATACTATTCATCTCTATTTTAATCGGCGTTCCCGGCCTCTTCCTCCTCTACGGCGGGCTGCAATTGCCGCGCACGACCATCCATTCCGACTTCTATCTCCGAATCGGATGTTGGTGTCTCGGCGGAATCGGGGGCATGCTCGCCGTCCTCCTGCTCTACCATTTACAGCCCGCCGACAACCTGAGCGAACCGTATCGGAGCGTTCTCGTCCTCACGGCGCTGAGTAGCGTTGCCGGTTTCGGCGTCGGTATGTACGATGCAAAGGCCGAAACGCAAGCGCGTGAAGCCGCACAACGCAACCAAAAACTACAGGAAATACAAGAACAGCTCAAGGAGTCGAACGAACGACTCGAGCAGTTCGCATACGCGGCGTCTCACGACCTCCAAGAACCGCTCCGGATGATTACGAGTTATCTCCATCTCCTCGAACGCCGGTATGCGGACGATCTCGACGAGGAGGGCGAGGAATTTATCGAGTTTGCCGTCGACGGCGCCGAGCGGATGAGCGAGATGATCGACGGATTACTCGCCTATTCCCGCGTCGAGACGCAAGGTGAGCCGTTCGAACCGGTCGATCTGAACGAGGAACTCGCAGACGTACAGAAAAACCTCGAACTCCGAATTACCGAAAGCAATGCCGACATCACTATCGACGACCTCCCCCGCGTCACGGGTGATCGAAGCCAATTGCGTCAGGTTTTCCAGAATCTACTGAGCAACGCTATCGAATACAGTGGCGATGAGACACCGACCATTTTCGTCACTGCCGAGCGAAACGACGCGATGTGGACGATATCGGTCCGAGACGAAGGAATCGGCATGCAACCCGACCAGCAAGAACGCATCTTTGAACCGTTTCAACGGCTCCACAGCCACGACGAGCACGCCGGCACCGGTATCGGTCTCGCGCTTTGTAAGCGGATCATCGAGCGTCACGGCGGACGAATCTGGGTGGACTCCGAGCCTGGCGAAGGAGCAACGTTCTCGTTCACAGTACCGGTACGACGGCCGGGAAATTCGAGTCCACCGAACCAGTAA
- a CDS encoding thiol-disulfide oxidoreductase DCC family protein, with translation MCTDSQVPDEDPIILFDGVCNLCNGFVQFVVPRDSEGKFHFASLQSEVGQALLAEHGLPTDSLESIVLVEGDDCYVKSAAVIRIAELLGGAYALLSPFRFLPRAIRDRMYDFVAARRYQWFGEKDRCMMPTGDVQTRFLE, from the coding sequence ATGTGTACCGACAGTCAGGTGCCGGACGAGGACCCGATCATCCTATTCGACGGCGTCTGTAACCTCTGTAACGGGTTCGTCCAGTTCGTCGTGCCGCGGGACTCCGAAGGGAAATTTCACTTCGCGTCCCTCCAATCGGAGGTCGGCCAGGCGCTGCTCGCGGAGCACGGGCTCCCGACGGACTCCCTGGAGTCGATCGTCCTCGTCGAGGGCGACGACTGCTACGTCAAGTCCGCGGCCGTCATCCGGATCGCCGAACTGCTGGGCGGCGCGTACGCGTTGCTGTCGCCGTTCCGGTTCCTCCCCCGAGCGATCCGTGACCGGATGTACGACTTCGTCGCGGCCCGTCGGTACCAGTGGTTCGGCGAGAAAGACCGCTGTATGATGCCGACCGGCGACGTCCAGACGCGGTTCCTCGAGTGA
- a CDS encoding PAS domain S-box protein: MTERPESTGPTPWRVGDERAARRWFRTLVDTVPGGVFQLDADDRVVAIDETLLEATGYDRETLRGEHVSALVGDGALEALAPDTSAGRGLAASDAETETHPDRVGALSIESTVRTANGTDRSCELRLERVPGPTADGRRGSIGIVRNLDVRESGPTTESESERAGGAEAEPEAVPTPSFESIAAVLEEADVGVFVLDDAFDVAWINDAAERYFGLDRTAVVGRDNRQVIEETIGERIAEPDRFADIVTATYEDNSGAERFECRVTSGDGRAERRLEHRSKPIESGPYAGGRVELYYDVTDQHHRAYQLRRLNEAVREWLTTGSREAVADQACRHLTDILDLEINGVFLHDPETDALEPVAWSEPAAALFDDIPTFGSDEGVAWRVFDSGEPVIYDDVTTAADVYNPDTPVRSEICLPIGDHGVVLIGSEERNAFDDGDRSLARIVASSLEATFDRLHHERTLERERTQTEALLQTAPVAISVENADGEPVSANRHAQSSLGLGDREPLGETELLAELDVVDADGDSLDPEDGPSARVRATGEPVYGEELAIEGLDGERTWFSITAVPVFGPDGGLERVISAGEDVTALKEHERRLERRKHELETELSEILGRVSDAFYALDDEWRFTHVNDRAAEIMQRSETELLGRSFWDVYEDDSDGRVRAAFHEAMETQEGVTVETDAASLDAWLEFTAYPSETGLSVYFRDVTERKERERALAKYEALVETIEDGIYALDADGRFTTVNRAYADLTGYDREELLGAHASLVVDEEAMELARELATDQTDVSTVETELRTNGGDRVPVETTVTTLSTPGGERERIGVVRDVTERRERQRRLEESEQRYRTLAENFPDGIVALFDDELRYTAAGGQLLDDLDVERDAVLGQTIHERYSDDLLSEIEPHFRAAIDGEERTFEVTHCDRELRAHTLPIRTGEAVSAGMLVVQDITERTEYQRRLEESNERLEQFAYAASHDLQEPLRMISSYLSLIESRYADDLDDDGEEFIEYAVDGADRMREMIDGLLAYSRIETQGEPFEPVDLDDIVADVREDLQFRIEETDAELTIDDLPRVEGDPSQFRQVFQNLLSNAIEYCGDDPPHVRVTAERQGRTWKLSVADEGIGIDPDQQDRIFEVFQRLHGREEYDGTGIGLALCRRIVERHDGEIRVDSEPGEGATFSFTLPAAD; encoded by the coding sequence ATGACTGAACGGCCGGAGTCGACCGGGCCGACGCCCTGGCGCGTGGGCGACGAGCGAGCCGCGCGCCGGTGGTTCCGAACCCTCGTCGACACCGTTCCGGGCGGCGTCTTCCAGTTGGATGCCGACGACCGCGTCGTCGCGATCGACGAGACGCTCCTCGAGGCGACGGGGTACGACCGCGAGACGCTCCGCGGCGAACACGTTTCGGCGCTCGTCGGAGACGGCGCACTCGAGGCGCTCGCGCCCGACACGTCGGCCGGCCGCGGCCTCGCAGCGTCGGATGCGGAAACGGAGACGCACCCGGACCGCGTCGGCGCGCTCTCGATCGAGAGCACGGTTCGGACGGCGAACGGAACCGATCGATCCTGCGAACTGCGACTCGAACGCGTCCCCGGCCCGACCGCGGACGGCCGACGGGGGTCGATCGGAATCGTTCGAAATCTCGACGTCCGAGAATCGGGGCCGACGACCGAATCGGAATCGGAGAGAGCGGGAGGAGCGGAGGCGGAGCCAGAAGCGGTGCCGACGCCCTCCTTCGAATCCATCGCCGCAGTGCTCGAGGAGGCCGACGTGGGCGTCTTCGTACTCGACGACGCGTTCGACGTCGCGTGGATCAACGACGCCGCGGAGCGGTACTTCGGACTCGATCGGACGGCTGTCGTCGGCCGCGACAATCGACAGGTGATAGAGGAAACGATCGGCGAACGGATCGCCGAGCCGGACCGGTTCGCCGATATCGTCACGGCGACCTACGAGGACAACAGCGGCGCCGAACGCTTCGAGTGTCGCGTCACGTCGGGCGACGGCCGCGCGGAGCGGCGGCTCGAACACCGGAGCAAGCCGATCGAATCCGGCCCCTACGCGGGCGGCCGCGTCGAACTCTACTACGACGTTACCGACCAGCACCACCGGGCCTACCAGCTTCGCCGCCTGAACGAGGCCGTCCGCGAGTGGCTCACCACCGGCAGCCGCGAGGCGGTCGCCGACCAGGCCTGCCGACACCTCACGGACATCTTGGACCTCGAGATCAACGGCGTCTTCCTCCACGACCCCGAGACGGACGCGCTCGAGCCGGTCGCCTGGTCCGAGCCGGCCGCGGCCCTGTTCGACGACATCCCGACGTTCGGCTCCGACGAGGGAGTCGCCTGGCGCGTCTTCGACTCCGGGGAGCCGGTGATCTACGACGACGTGACGACCGCCGCGGACGTGTACAACCCCGACACGCCGGTCCGCAGCGAGATCTGCCTCCCGATTGGCGACCACGGCGTCGTCCTCATCGGTTCCGAGGAGCGGAACGCGTTCGACGACGGGGATCGCTCGCTGGCCCGAATCGTCGCCTCGAGCCTCGAAGCCACGTTCGACCGCCTCCACCACGAGCGGACCCTCGAACGCGAGCGCACACAGACCGAGGCGCTCCTCCAGACCGCGCCGGTCGCGATTTCGGTCGAGAACGCCGACGGCGAGCCCGTCTCGGCGAACCGGCACGCCCAGTCGTCGCTCGGCCTCGGCGACCGCGAGCCCCTCGGCGAGACCGAACTGCTCGCCGAACTGGACGTCGTCGACGCCGACGGCGACTCCCTCGACCCCGAGGACGGTCCCTCGGCGCGCGTCAGGGCGACCGGCGAGCCCGTGTACGGCGAGGAACTCGCGATCGAGGGCTTGGACGGAGAGCGGACCTGGTTCTCAATCACCGCTGTCCCGGTGTTCGGTCCCGACGGCGGCCTCGAACGGGTCATCTCCGCCGGCGAGGACGTCACGGCGCTCAAGGAGCACGAACGCCGCCTCGAGCGGCGCAAGCACGAACTCGAGACCGAACTGAGCGAGATCCTCGGGCGCGTCTCGGACGCGTTCTACGCGCTCGACGACGAGTGGCGGTTCACCCACGTCAACGACCGCGCCGCCGAGATCATGCAGCGGTCCGAAACGGAGCTGCTCGGCCGCTCCTTCTGGGACGTCTACGAGGACGATTCGGACGGCCGGGTCAGAGCGGCGTTCCACGAAGCGATGGAGACTCAGGAGGGGGTCACCGTCGAGACGGACGCCGCCTCGCTCGACGCCTGGCTCGAGTTCACCGCGTACCCCTCCGAGACCGGCCTGTCGGTGTACTTCCGCGACGTCACCGAGCGCAAGGAGCGCGAGCGGGCGCTCGCGAAGTACGAGGCGCTCGTCGAGACCATCGAGGACGGGATCTACGCGCTCGACGCGGACGGTCGGTTCACGACGGTCAACCGGGCGTACGCGGATCTGACCGGCTACGACCGCGAGGAGCTGCTCGGCGCGCACGCCTCCCTGGTCGTCGACGAGGAGGCGATGGAACTCGCACGGGAGCTCGCGACCGACCAGACCGACGTGTCGACGGTCGAAACGGAGCTCCGGACGAACGGCGGCGACCGCGTCCCCGTCGAGACGACCGTCACGACCCTGTCGACGCCCGGCGGGGAACGCGAGCGGATCGGCGTCGTCCGGGACGTTACCGAGCGTCGGGAGCGCCAGCGCCGGCTCGAGGAAAGCGAGCAGCGCTACCGGACGCTCGCCGAGAACTTCCCGGACGGAATCGTCGCCCTGTTCGACGACGAGTTGCGGTACACCGCGGCCGGCGGCCAGTTGCTCGACGACCTCGACGTCGAACGAGATGCGGTGCTCGGGCAGACGATTCACGAGCGGTACTCCGACGACCTGCTCTCGGAGATCGAACCCCACTTCCGGGCCGCGATCGACGGCGAGGAGCGCACCTTCGAGGTGACCCACTGCGATCGGGAGCTGCGCGCCCACACCCTCCCCATCCGCACGGGGGAGGCGGTTAGCGCGGGGATGCTCGTCGTTCAGGATATCACCGAACGAACGGAGTACCAGCGGCGACTCGAGGAATCGAACGAGCGCTTAGAGCAGTTCGCGTACGCGGCCTCTCACGACCTCCAGGAACCCTTGCGAATGATCTCGAGCTACCTCTCCCTGATCGAGAGCCGCTACGCCGACGACCTCGACGACGACGGCGAGGAGTTCATCGAGTACGCCGTCGACGGCGCCGACCGGATGCGCGAGATGATCGACGGCCTGCTCGCGTACTCCCGCATCGAAACGCAGGGCGAGCCGTTCGAACCGGTCGACCTCGACGACATCGTTGCCGACGTCCGCGAGGACCTCCAGTTCCGGATCGAGGAGACCGACGCCGAACTGACGATCGACGACCTGCCGCGCGTCGAAGGCGACCCGAGCCAATTTCGCCAGGTGTTCCAGAACCTGCTGTCGAACGCGATCGAGTACTGCGGCGACGACCCGCCGCACGTACGCGTCACCGCCGAACGACAGGGACGGACCTGGAAGCTCTCGGTCGCGGACGAGGGCATCGGCATCGATCCGGATCAGCAGGACCGCATCTTCGAGGTGTTCCAGCGCCTGCACGGCCGCGAGGAGTACGACGGGACCGGCATCGGACTCGCGCTCTGTCGCCGCATCGTCGAGCGCCACGACGGCGAGATCCGGGTCGATTCCGAACCGGGCGAGGGCGCGACGTTCTCGTTCACCCTGCCGGCGGCCGACTAG
- a CDS encoding enoyl-CoA hydratase/isomerase family protein: MALGDAVRLDVDDEGIATITLDRPDRRNALSPAISDGLSAALDEIEDSDVRCVRLEGAGGAFSAGGDIESMREGIENDIPADERVRSLERSTNELIRRLVEFPVPTIAVVDGPAVGAGANLALACDMQLASEDAVFGFVFRQVGLSVDAGTSYLLPRVVGENVAKELVLTGDIVDADRADELGLVNHVYDGDEFDERVAEFAEKIASGPPIALRHANRLVGEGLAKSLDQALTDEAVAQGIVFETADHEEGVAAFLEDRKPEYEGR, translated from the coding sequence ATGGCTCTCGGCGACGCAGTCCGCCTCGACGTCGACGACGAGGGGATCGCGACGATCACGCTCGACCGCCCCGACCGGCGCAACGCGCTCTCGCCGGCGATCAGCGACGGCCTCTCGGCGGCCTTGGACGAGATCGAGGATAGCGACGTCCGCTGCGTGCGTCTCGAAGGCGCGGGTGGCGCGTTCTCTGCCGGCGGCGACATCGAGTCGATGCGCGAGGGCATCGAGAACGACATTCCCGCCGACGAGCGGGTCCGCTCGCTCGAGCGCTCGACGAACGAACTCATCCGCCGCCTGGTCGAATTTCCAGTCCCGACGATCGCCGTCGTCGACGGCCCCGCCGTCGGGGCCGGCGCGAACCTCGCGCTGGCCTGCGACATGCAACTGGCCAGCGAGGACGCCGTCTTCGGATTCGTCTTCCGCCAGGTCGGCCTGAGCGTCGACGCGGGCACCTCCTACCTGCTGCCCCGCGTCGTCGGCGAGAACGTCGCGAAGGAACTCGTACTGACCGGCGACATCGTCGACGCCGACCGCGCCGACGAACTCGGCCTCGTCAATCACGTCTACGACGGCGACGAATTCGACGAGCGGGTCGCCGAGTTCGCCGAAAAGATCGCCTCCGGGCCGCCGATCGCGCTGCGCCACGCCAACCGGCTCGTCGGCGAGGGCCTGGCGAAGTCCCTGGACCAGGCCCTGACCGACGAGGCGGTCGCCCAGGGGATCGTCTTCGAGACCGCGGACCACGAGGAGGGCGTCGCGGCCTTCCTCGAAGATCGTAAGCCCGAGTACGAAGGGCGGTAG
- a CDS encoding dCTP deaminase/dUTPase family protein: MSADHPLADCVDNLVYEPVQVHEHGIDLTVGAVYEVAAPGRIDFGGDELEDADLEPVPTELEDSNDEYGWWHLEGGQYVLQHNEFLTDLDGAVQLQPRNELLARGGSHPSVQVREHLPLLPLSVADGGLRLKENARVSTLVSLGSQ; encoded by the coding sequence ATGTCCGCCGACCATCCGCTCGCCGACTGCGTCGATAACCTCGTGTACGAACCGGTTCAAGTCCACGAGCACGGCATCGATCTGACGGTCGGCGCCGTCTACGAGGTGGCCGCCCCCGGCCGAATCGACTTCGGCGGTGACGAGCTCGAAGACGCCGACCTCGAGCCGGTGCCGACGGAACTCGAGGATTCCAACGACGAGTACGGCTGGTGGCACCTGGAGGGCGGCCAGTACGTGCTCCAGCACAACGAGTTCCTCACCGACCTCGACGGGGCGGTACAGCTCCAGCCGCGCAACGAGCTGCTGGCCCGCGGCGGTTCACACCCGTCGGTGCAGGTGCGCGAGCACCTGCCGCTGCTCCCGCTCTCGGTCGCCGACGGCGGCCTCCGGCTCAAGGAGAACGCACGGGTGTCGACGCTGGTGTCGCTCGGCTCGCAGTAA
- a CDS encoding HTTM domain-containing protein, which translates to MKLPLSTDGRRRITDGRDRFARAIERRFAVDLRALAAFRIALGLLVLADLARRSRNLEAFYTDAGVLPRAALYSDYSNGYSLHAVAGDAWTVALLFVVAGGFALAMLVGYRTRLATACSWLLLVSLHVRNPMVLNSGDVLLRLLLFWAIVLPLGERWAVDAVRTDRDRGRGRDRDRSRSTVSNVATAALLLQIVGMYVSNAAYKAGGELWLNGEAISYVFSLDYQFTFLLGDVLAEQHALLRVLTYAWLVLVALSPLLLLLTGLRRAAIASAFAGMHLGMLVTMRIDLFPLIVVAGLLPFYPPAVWDRATALASRLGLAAPLERSVVWLASVLPAGPDPGRLVDAVPAPRRVRSTGLARGRALFGTVLPWLFLVLVVLSNAQAVGVTEVPDPGKEVLESTKTDQHWRMFAPDPLQTDGWYVVPGELENGSEIDALSRSEVDRDPPPSHEAVYETARWRKYLSNVWSADNTNHRSYLGNYLCERWNREHDAQLENLTIYYMAQPSEPYNETEPVTDVKLQEYECGGEFIQ; encoded by the coding sequence ATGAAACTACCGCTCTCTACTGACGGCCGACGGCGGATCACGGACGGCCGCGATCGGTTCGCACGCGCGATCGAGCGACGGTTCGCGGTCGATCTGCGCGCGCTCGCGGCGTTTCGAATCGCGCTCGGGCTCTTGGTGCTCGCCGATCTGGCGCGCCGATCGCGGAACCTCGAGGCGTTCTACACGGACGCCGGCGTCCTCCCGCGGGCCGCCCTGTACTCGGACTACTCGAACGGCTACTCGCTGCACGCGGTCGCCGGCGACGCGTGGACCGTCGCCCTTCTGTTCGTCGTCGCCGGCGGCTTCGCCCTCGCGATGCTCGTCGGGTATCGAACGCGCCTGGCGACGGCCTGTTCGTGGCTGTTGCTCGTCTCACTGCACGTCCGCAACCCGATGGTCCTCAACAGCGGCGACGTGTTGCTCCGGCTGCTGTTGTTCTGGGCGATCGTCCTACCGCTGGGCGAGCGGTGGGCGGTCGACGCCGTCCGCACCGATCGGGATCGGGGCCGGGGCCGAGACCGGGACCGCAGCCGGTCGACCGTCTCGAACGTGGCCACGGCGGCGCTGTTGCTCCAGATCGTCGGTATGTACGTCTCGAACGCCGCCTACAAAGCGGGCGGCGAGCTGTGGTTGAACGGCGAGGCGATCAGCTACGTCTTCAGCCTGGACTACCAGTTTACCTTTCTGCTCGGCGACGTTCTCGCCGAGCAGCACGCCCTGTTGCGCGTGCTGACCTACGCGTGGCTCGTGCTCGTCGCCCTCTCGCCGCTGTTGCTCCTGCTCACCGGACTCCGGCGGGCCGCGATCGCGTCGGCGTTCGCCGGCATGCACCTCGGGATGCTCGTGACGATGCGGATCGACCTGTTCCCGCTGATCGTCGTCGCGGGGTTGCTGCCGTTCTACCCGCCGGCCGTCTGGGACCGCGCGACCGCGTTGGCGTCCCGGCTCGGCCTGGCGGCCCCGCTCGAACGGTCGGTGGTGTGGCTTGCGTCCGTCCTTCCCGCCGGCCCCGACCCGGGTCGCCTGGTCGACGCCGTGCCGGCGCCGCGGCGGGTCCGCTCGACCGGCCTGGCCCGCGGGCGCGCGCTGTTCGGGACGGTGCTGCCGTGGCTCTTTCTCGTCCTCGTGGTCCTCTCGAACGCCCAGGCGGTCGGCGTAACCGAGGTGCCCGATCCCGGGAAAGAGGTACTCGAATCGACCAAGACCGACCAACACTGGCGGATGTTCGCTCCCGACCCGCTCCAGACGGACGGGTGGTACGTCGTGCCCGGCGAACTCGAGAACGGATCGGAGATCGACGCCCTGTCCCGTTCCGAGGTCGACCGCGATCCACCGCCGAGCCACGAGGCCGTCTACGAAACTGCCCGCTGGCGGAAGTACCTCTCGAACGTCTGGTCGGCCGACAATACGAACCACCGGTCGTACCTGGGGAACTACCTCTGCGAGCGGTGGAACCGCGAGCACGACGCCCAACTCGAGAACCTGACGATCTACTACATGGCCCAGCCCTCGGAGCCGTACAACGAGACCGAACCGGTCACTGACGTCAAACTACAGGAGTACGAGTGTGGCGGCGAGTTCATCCAGTAG
- a CDS encoding universal stress protein produces MYQDILVPTDGSDGTRRSITHGLTIAERFDATIHALSIVPEGPLGTLQTDEAIPAAERAVERVESEANREGVDVVTAVERGVPHEEILAYADHHGVDMIVMGTQGRTGLDRVLVGSVTERIVRMADVPVVTVRLNDEIRIEDPDEAARIARKTAEGEGYEDVTVTDDPHRTSASWIVPLETDSGDVHVHVDAVTSEARVAQGSETT; encoded by the coding sequence ATGTACCAGGACATTCTCGTTCCGACGGACGGGAGCGACGGGACCCGTCGGTCGATCACTCACGGGCTGACGATCGCGGAGCGCTTCGACGCGACGATCCACGCGCTGTCGATCGTCCCCGAGGGGCCGCTGGGAACGCTCCAGACTGACGAGGCGATCCCAGCCGCGGAACGGGCCGTCGAGCGCGTCGAGAGCGAAGCGAACCGAGAGGGTGTCGACGTCGTCACGGCGGTCGAACGGGGCGTCCCCCACGAGGAGATTCTCGCCTACGCCGACCACCACGGCGTGGACATGATCGTCATGGGAACTCAGGGACGGACCGGCCTCGATCGGGTGCTGGTCGGAAGCGTCACTGAGCGGATCGTCCGGATGGCCGACGTCCCGGTCGTCACCGTCCGCCTGAACGACGAGATTCGGATCGAGGACCCCGACGAGGCGGCCCGGATCGCCCGGAAAACCGCCGAAGGGGAAGGGTACGAGGACGTCACCGTTACTGACGATCCCCACCGAACCAGCGCCTCCTGGATCGTCCCGCTCGAGACCGACTCGGGTGACGTCCACGTCCACGTCGACGCCGTGACGAGCGAGGCACGGGTCGCCCAGGGGTCGGAAACGACGTAG
- a CDS encoding O-methyltransferase, with product MTDVLTDEIARFVRAVGPDPDETLIEMDEYAAAEGFPHVGPEVGSFLRVVARLADAERVFEFGSGYGYSAYWFAEALPEAGEIVLTEVDEDELDLAREYMAAGGYDGIARYELGDAMATIDRYDGLFDVVLIDHQKERYADAFEAVRDDVPVGGVVVADNAITASVVDFEDLLEWAQGGSPADPNEHTRGVIDYLETVRADPAFETVAVPLGEGIAVSYRVE from the coding sequence ATGACCGACGTCCTCACCGACGAGATCGCGCGCTTCGTCCGCGCGGTCGGTCCGGACCCGGACGAGACCCTGATCGAGATGGACGAGTACGCCGCCGCGGAGGGGTTCCCCCACGTCGGCCCCGAAGTGGGCTCGTTCCTCCGCGTCGTCGCCAGGCTGGCCGACGCCGAGCGGGTCTTCGAGTTCGGCTCGGGGTACGGCTACTCGGCCTACTGGTTCGCCGAGGCGCTCCCCGAAGCCGGCGAGATCGTCCTCACGGAGGTCGACGAGGACGAACTCGACCTCGCCCGCGAGTACATGGCGGCGGGCGGCTACGACGGAATCGCGCGGTACGAACTCGGCGACGCGATGGCGACGATCGACCGCTACGACGGGCTGTTCGACGTGGTCCTGATCGATCATCAGAAGGAGCGCTACGCGGACGCGTTCGAGGCGGTTCGCGACGACGTGCCGGTCGGCGGCGTCGTCGTCGCCGACAACGCGATCACGGCCAGCGTCGTCGATTTCGAGGACTTACTCGAGTGGGCACAAGGCGGCTCGCCGGCCGATCCCAACGAGCACACGCGGGGCGTCATCGACTATCTCGAGACGGTCCGCGCCGATCCGGCCTTCGAGACGGTCGCCGTCCCGCTTGGCGAGGGGATCGCGGTGAGCTACCGCGTCGAGTAA